From one Gossypium hirsutum isolate 1008001.06 chromosome D08, Gossypium_hirsutum_v2.1, whole genome shotgun sequence genomic stretch:
- the LOC107929368 gene encoding 14 kDa proline-rich protein DC2.15, translated as MEAKRCSSAIFLVGINLLFLTSVSGCYTCVHPRPSGSPPTKRSCPRDALKLGVCAKVLNGTVAGVVVGNPPDTQCCSALGGLVDLEAAVCLCTAIKANVLGINIDIPIALSLLINTCGKNLPSDFICA; from the coding sequence ATGGAAGCCAAAAGATGTTCATCCGCCATCTTCCTTGTGGGTATCAATCTACTTTTCCTCACTTCAGTGAGTGGATGCTACACTTGTGTTCACCCAAGACCAAGTGGTTCACCTCCCACCAAAAGGAGCTGCCCTAGAGATGCTCTGAAGCTAGGGGTTTGTGCCAAGGTGCTGAATGGAACAGTTGCTGGCGTAGTGGTGGGGAACCCTCCAGATACTCAGTGCTGCTCAGCGCTAGGGGGACTTGTGGATTTGGAAGCTGCAGTGTGTCTTTGCACTGCCATTAAAGCTAATGTTCTTGGCATTAACATTGATATTCCCATTGCATTGAGTTTGCTTATCAACACTTGTGGGAAGAACCTACCTTCTGACTTCATTTGTGCTTAA